The DNA region ATTAAAATGCAGGGCGAGGACGTGAATATAGACGTAGGACAAATAATAGCAAATATAGGCAGTGCAGCGTTTAGCGGTGTAGAAAATTTTATTTTAAAATATGCTAGCGTGATAAATGCAGAGGGTGGCGAAATATTATTAAGAAATATGAGCCAAGCCGAAACGCATTTTAACGCCAATAGAGGCGATTACGCACAGCTTATTTTAGAGGGGTTAAAATACCATTTTTTAGACTTCTTACCCGCTGGGGTAAAATCCTTAACGGGTATAACAGCCTACCTAAACAAGGTGTAAAAGGCGACTTTGAAATAGATTGGATAACGTGGCTACCGATTGTTAAAGGTTACGCCACGCTAAACGATCTACGCACCGTCTACGACTTCGAGGACGGTATCGCAATGCACGAGGTTATTATCGAGCTACTAAACGAGGAACGTCGAGCCTTAGAAAAACAATAAGGCTCACTCCTCTATTTTCTACACACAAGCCGAAAAATCAACTCAAAAATACTCTAATATGCACCTTAAAAGGATATATAGTGCTATTAGATGAATTTCTTTACAAAATCGGATTTGATGTTGATAGTGGCAAGATAAAGCAGATAGAGCAAGGGTTAAAAAATATCTCTAATATTGCTAAACAAACAGCCCAGCCTATTAGCGACTTAAAACAAGAGCTAAGTAATATAAGAAGCAAATTTATGCTAATAGGTTCAGCAGCAACGGCTGCTAGTGGGCTAATAGCTAATTACTTAACCGTGCCTTTGCAAAATATAGAGGAACTAGCAAAGAAAAAAGATAGACTATTTAATATCACACAAGCCGAAATAAATCAAGCAAAAGAGTATCAAGATCAACTACAAAAAACAAAAACGGCGATGCAGTCAATAGTAGCCCAAACAGCGATAAAATTAATCCCAGTCGTCAATCAAAGCCTAAAAGGTTTTAACAACTTTCTAATAGCAAATAAGGCTTTAGTGGTCGAGGGTTTAACTAATGTCTTTAAGTGGATATTGAAGCTAGGGCAAGTATTTACAAACACGTTTAGATTTTTAAATAAAGTAATAAGTAGCACGATAGGCTGGAAAGCGGCGTTATTAATTCTTGTAGGTGTTTTGGCGGTCGTTAAACGTGTAATGCTAGCGGCGTTTTTAACCAACCCTATCGGCTGGGTAATTTTGCTAATAGGTGGTCTTATTTTACTAATTGACGATCTAATGACCTATTTAGACGGCGGTGAAAGTTTATTCGGCGACTACTGGAAGCCGTTTATCGAGTGGGGCAAAAAAGCTATTGTATGGTTTAATTCGGTTAAACCGACGATAGAACAAGTGCTTAATAATATTTTGACTATTTTTAGGGGGATATTTAATGCAATAGTAGGGTATTTTAAAATTTTCATAGGTATTTTTACTGCCGATTTTGATTTGATAGAACAAGGCTGGGACGAGCTTTGGAGTGGGATAAAAACGGCGTTTAATGCTTGGATAGAAAACATAAAAATCGCCTTTAAAATCTTTATTGAAGCGGTTAAGAACCTTTTTGCTGTCGTTTGGGCGTATATTAGCGCCGGGTTTGAAAATTTAGGCAAAGTTATCATGAAGCCTTTTGAGCTTGCATTTAAATGGATAAAAGATCAATACAACAAATATATAGCTCCGATCGTTGATACGGTTAAAAACTTTGATATAGGTCAGACTGCCAAAGATATGTGGGAAGGAACAAAAAATTTATTTGGCTTTGGTAACGATACGCCAAAAGCAGCGCTGGCTACACAATACGCAGATAATAATAGATCGGTGCAGTATAACGGCGGAACAGCTACAACAACTATTAATATAAATACAAATAACCCACAAATGGCCAACCAAATAATAAACAATAGGCAAAAAAGCGATCTAGCATTTACCCAAGCTAATTTAAGAGGTGGCTACTAATGATTGAAGTAACAAGCCGTAAGATAGGCACGTTTAGACTAGACGCAACCGAGCAAGAAAACAATAAAAGCACGCTACGCACTACTAAAAATCCTATTGAAAGCGGTGCAAATATAGCAGATCATGCCGTGCTAGAGCCAAAAGAAATAACAATCAAGGGCAAAATTGTAGCCTATGAGCCGCCAACGCTAACTAGGGGTGACGAGATTATGCAAGTAGTCCGTTTTAACCTGCCATATATAAAAACCGCTCATCGCTTCACTCAAAAGGCATACAAACTCTACAACAATGTAAAGCATATAAAAAACGAGGTAATGCGATACGCTAGGATTTTTGGCGTTGATAAGAAAATACGCGAAATAGCACCATTTTTAACTGACGGAAAAGAAAATAAGGACAATAGCACCGCCAAAAATAGACTACAAAGCCTATATGAAAAGCTTTTAGAAGTGCAAAAGAGTGGCGAGTTTTTGATCGTGACAACTGGGTTAAAAACATATAGGAATATGTTAATTACAAGCATTGAAGTAACTACTGAAAGCGACCTATACGCTGATGTTACACTCACGCTCGAGGAGATTTTTATCGTTGAAACAAAAACGGCTAAAGGGCTAAACGTAGGTAAAAGAGGTGTAAATTTAGGCAAGACCGAGCCAAAACTAAAAAAATCAAGCCTTTTAAAGGATATATTTTGATTTACGAAATACCAACAACAAACGAGCTAAAACAAACACAAAATTTTAATATATTCGGCATGGAGCTAGAGCTAACCCTTAAATATAACGAGGTTGGCGCAGTTTGGCAATTTGATTTAACCGATCTAAACACAAATAAAATTTTGGCTTTTAACAAGGGCTTAGCGGTTAATGCACCAAGCCTTATTAATAAGAACCTACCTTTTATTTTAATGTTAGTTGATACCACGAAAAGCGGCGTTAATTGCGTAGATTTTAGCGAGTTAGGCGAACGCTTGAAGCTTTACGCCATTAGCAAAAAAGAGTTTAACGAGGCGATGAGCGAAATAGCAAAGGATAGGGTGTGAGGCAATACGGCAGGCGGTATCGCTTAGAGATAGGCAATAATAAACAAAGCATAGTAATAGACAATCTCGCCATAAGCTTTAACATTGAAAAGACGATAAGCGAAGAGCCGAACACTAGCAAAATCGAAATTTACAACCTAAATGCCAATAACCGTAACCAAATAGCCAATAATATTTTTAACCAAGTGAAATTATTTGCAGGCTATGACGAGCCAAGATTAATTTTTGCAGGACAAATAACGCAAGCTTATACCAGTCGTAACGATTTAGATTTTATAACACATATTGAGTGTGGCGACGGACAAAATGACTACTCAAAATCTAGGTTATACACAACGCTAAAAGCTGGCGTAAAGGATAGCGACGTAGTAAATATGTGCGTTAAAGCAATGTCGAGCTCAAAGCAAGGCGTAGTAGATTTGCCAAAAGATAAAGCCTTGCCAAGATGCAAAGTATTAAGCGGCGATATAAAGGATTATTTAAAGCACGTAGCCAAAAATAACGACGCTAACTGGCATATATTAGACGGCAATTTAAATATTTTACCAAAGAATAAAATTATCAATGATAGCGAGGGCTTTGTTTTAAGCGAAAAAACTGGCTTAATTAATAGCCCAGAAAAGACAGACGACGGACTAAGGGTTACGTGCTTATTAAACCCTAAACTAAATATCGGCTCACTCGTGCGAATACAATCAATTTTAAGCGAATATGACGGCGACTATAAAATAACTCAGTTAACGCATAGCGGCGATTTTCTAAACGATACTTGGCAAACGGAATTAATCGCCATAAATGGCAAATTTCACAAAGTAGAGAAAAAATGAACGATCCAAATTTAACACAAATTTTTGATAGCGGATTATTAAGCTTTGAGGCAGGAGTACATACGGCGCTACCTGCTAAAGTGCTTAAATTTAACGCAAGCGATAATACGGTGCAAGTAGAGCTAATGATAAACGAGCTAAAACGTGACGGCGTAAGCGTACCATTACCGCCAATAGATGATGTGCCAGCGCAATTTTTTAGGGGTGGCGATTTTGTAATTACTACGCCGATAAGAAAGGGCGATCATGGGCTTTGCGTATTTGCTGAGCGTTGCATTGATGGCTGGTTTGCTAGTGCTAGCAAGGGCGAGCCGTTAGATTTTAGGCTACACGACTACTCGGATGGCTTCTTTTTAACTGGCTTTAGCCCTCGCCCCTTAGCGGTTAAAGATGTGGATTTAGACGGCGTTTGCATGCGAACACTAAGCAAAAGCACTTACCTAAAACTAACCGAGGGGAAAATCATAATCAAGGGGAATATAGAACAGACGGGCGACTACAAGCAAGTAGGAAATAAAAACCTAGTTGGCAATTTTTCACAAGTCGAGGGCGATAGCGTAAGTAGTGGCACAATTACCGCCAAAGATATGATAGGTAGTGGCGTAAGTTTAAAACACCATACACATGGCGGCGATAGCGGCGGCACAACTACACAACCAAACTAAGGGGTAATAAGTGAAAGTAAGGGCGATAGATAGCGAGGGCGACTGGTTACTAGGGCATAAAGCGGATAGTGCTGCAATAGCCCAAAATGTGAAAACGCAAATTTTAAGCCTTTACAATGACTGGTTTTTGGATTTTGAAAACGGCGTTAGGTGGTTTAATTACTTATCAAAAAATCCTAATACAGACAAAATGCGAGATGAAATAAAAAGGCAAATCTTAAGCGTTGAGGGTGTTAGCAGTTTGGAAATTTTAAATATAAGCACAAACGAACGTAAGGCAACTATTGAAGTGCAATATAGGGATATTTACGACGAAAGCCAAAGGTTATATATAAATGCGAGTGAGTGAGAATAGAATAATAATCGATGAATTAGAGACCATAAAAGAGCGTTTAGAAAATGGCTTTAAGGCGATTTATGGCGAAAATTTAGAGCTAGGATCATCAACGCCAGACGGACAAATGATCGGGCTATTTAGCGAAGCGTTAAGCGAAGTTAATCAAGTGCTTACTTTTATCACTCAAATGTTAGACCCTTATTTAGCAACAGGCGAGTGGCTAGACCAACGCGTGGCTTATGCAGGGCTTTTAAGAAAAACAGCGGATTATAGCAGGGCTAGTGGCGTAATGATACACGGAGTTGGTGGAACCATTATCAAAAAAGGCACGATTTTAAAAGACAAAAATAGCAATTTGTGGGTAACGGATTATGAAGTAACACTAGGTACAGAGGGGTCAAAAGCCGTTAGTATAACCAGCCAAGAAACGGGGGCGTTTAGGATAAACGAGCAAGACGAGCTAGAAATGCAAGAGATAATCCTAGGCATTGATAGAATAGTGGCTACTCAAAACTCAACACTAGGAGCAGACGAGGAAAGCGACGGCGATTTATTGCTTAGATTTATGCAAAGCCATAGCATAAACAACAACGACGAGCGCCAAGGGCTAGAAAGCTACCTACTCAACCTAAAAGGCGTAAAACAATGTAAGGTTTTGGAAAATTACACTAACCAAACAGACGCCAACGGGTTAGAACCACATAGCCTAAATGCTATTGTTTTAGGTGGCGACGATACGGCAATAGGCGAGGCGATTTTAAGAAAAAAAATAGGTGGATGCGGCGTGCAAGGGCAAACAAAACTAGAAATTGAGTTTTTGGGTGCTAAGCGTGAGGTTAAATTTGACCGCCCAACACAGATAAACCCTAGAATATTTTTGCGTATAAAACGCACCGAGGGCGCAACGGATATAAATACCGATAAAATAAAAGAGTTACTATCTAACCACGTTTTTAACATAGGCGAGGACGTTTATATTAGCCGCCTATATAGCATAATAAACGACGTTAAGGGCTTTGAGGTTACGCAGTTCACGATAAATGGCGGACAAAGCCTACCAGTAGCTGTGCGTGAGATATGCGTGATCAATAAAAATGATATTGATTTGGCGGTAGTGTAATGGTCGAGCTAATTTGGCAATATCGCAAAAAACCAAGGGCTAAAGCGACCGCAAAGCTTCTAAATGATGAAGTGTATAAAGCCTTTGACGACGCCATAAAAGTAGCCGAGATTTTAAATATTGATACAGCGAGCGGTTACGCTTTAGATTTAGTTGGTCGCCATGTAGGCGTGAGTAGAGAGCAACAAAATCTAATATTAAAAGATTTTTTCGCCTTTACTCAAACCGAGAAAAAACAAGGTTTTAATAAGGGTGAGTTTTACCGCCTAGGTAATTCTTTAAAGGGTAGTTTTTATCTCAACGATAGCGATTATAGATTTTTAATAAAAGCAAAAATTATCAAGAACTACCAAACTGGGACACTAGAGAATAGCTACAAGTCGCTAGAGTTTTTATTAGGGGCTGGCAACTTCATATTTGACAATTACGATATGACCTTAAATTTGGTCTTAAAAAATGCCAAGACAACACAATTTTTAATAAACCTAATTTTTAAAAACGATATTTTAGCTCGCCCAATAGGTGTAGGGCTAAACGTGATACTAATCGCTGACAAAAAATGCTTTGGCTTCAAGCAAAATAAAGCCAACTTAGCCTTTGGCGTTGGCAAGTTTGCAAAAATATATAAGGAGAAGTAATGATTTACGAAAAACCAAAAAATGAGATTTTCGCCAGTGATGCAAAAGACGGCGAAATAGTAGAGTTCCCAAACGTAAAAAGAGGCTGGGGTGTAACCGAAAATTTAGGTTTTATCCCACCTATGGAGTATTTTAATGCCGCTTTTAATCGCGTGGATAAGTCGCTAGCCTATCAATTACAGCGAGGCGTTGGCGAGTGGGATAAAGATATGGAATATCCGATCGGAGCAGTTGTGAGCCTAAATGGAATTATCTATATCGTAAAAAGCCAAAACACAAACAAAAACCCAGCCAACGAGGCGACAACTTGGGATATTGTGGCAACACAAAAATGGTGTAACGATATATTTGTAAAAAAATCAGAATTAAAGGATGGCGTACCAGTCGGAAGCTATCTTTTATATAGCTCAAACACAAATACTCCAGATGGATTTTTACGTTGTGATGGATCAGCCCTTGATAAGACTACATACGCGGCACTCTTTACAGTGCTCGGCTATACATACGGGCGAAGTGGCGATAAATTCTTACTGCCAAACTTTTGCGACGGAAAATTCATGCGTAGTACCGGCGGCAACGCAGCCGCTCTTGGTGTAGCACAACAAGACGAATTTAAAGCTCACTCGCATGCCATCGGTCAGCAGCCAGGTGTAGGGCAATCAAATAATGGTGGAACGGGTGGCTTTGTTGGGCAAAATAGCTATATAAAATCAGGTATCACTGGTGGCAATGAAACTCGCCCCTACAATATGGCGGTAGTCGTGTTAATAAAATACTAGGAGCAACTTATGAAAATTTATATCTATGACACCAAAAATAACGAATATTTATACGAGGCAGAAGCACAGATAGATCCACTAGCAAGTAGCAAGGGCGAAACAATCTATCTAATGCCACCAAACGCAACGCAGATCGCACCAACTGAGCCAAAAACTGGCTTTGTAAATGTTTTCACCAATAGTAAGTGGGAGCAAGTAAAAGACGAGCGCGGCGAAACCTACTACGACAATGACAACAATGCCATAACAATAACTAAGTTAGGACAAGAAATAGGGTTAAGCAAAGAGCCAAAGATAGATGAAAAGACTAAACAGCTAGCCGAACTTGAAGCCGAGATCGCCGAGTGCGAAAATTATATACGCCACGCCCTAATTATCGGTAATAACGCCGTGCTTGAAAACTTAAGGGCAGAGTATAAAGAGTTAATAATTCAAAGAGAGGGGCTAAAGTGAGTTACATAATAATCTGCGTATTGTCGCTAATTGTAGGCGTTTTACTCTGCCCTATCGTGATCTTTTTACGTGCTAGAAAATGCGAGGGCTGGGACAATAGCAACATGACAAACATTTTAAGAGTGTTTAGCCACTTGGCGACACATCCAGACGACTTTGCCAAAATGCAGTACCCAGACGGGCAAAAGCCATTTTGGTATCTAAGTGGTGATGAATTTACGGATATTGTAAAAACTAGACCAAATGAAAAGGATAAAAAATGAGAGTAAGGGTAAAAAGATGTGAAGTGTGTGCGAGCAAGCTTAAAGATGGGAATTGCACTTGGAGCGAGTGTCCTAAGTGCCCAGAATACAAACAGAGCGAAACAAAAGAGAATGAGAAGCCAAAAGACAAAAAGGATGAGTAATGCTTAAATTTAAAGAGCTTTTGCAAATCCTAGCCATTATGGCCGTTGAGCTACCGCTCGAGATACTTGGCTATTTAATAGTACCTATCGCTTTGGCATTTTGTGATAAAAATAGTGAGCATTTGCCAAAGATATTTAGGTGGTTTGAAGATGCAAACGACACTTATAACGGAGTAAATTCAGCCATAAATGGTGATAGTGGCTGGAGAAAGGAACATTTTAAAGAGCCAAAAAATAGGACGTATTTTGCACGTCTATTATGGCTTTGTCGTAACCGAATAGGCTATTTCTCAAGCAGAATAAACGGCGTAAAAGTGAGCGAGATAGAGCCATCAAGCATAATCACTCAAGGCAACCCAAGAGCAACAAGTAATGGTGGGGCGATAAGTGCTTTTTGTAAAGTTACTTGCAAACTTAAAGATGGTCGCACTCGTTTCGGACTTTATAAAGTAGTCCGATACAAAGGCTTTTTAAGTGGCTTTTATTGTCGTATCTACGTCGGCTGGAAACTGCTCGACGTGGCAGAGATGAACGAATACAACAAGGCTACATTTATGCAGCCAGACGACAAGGCATTTTTAAAAAGTGTTTGGTGTGTAAATCCGTTTAAAAGGGTGCGAGGGAGTAATAATGCTAAGCCCTAGTTTATATCTTAGTGGCTTTTTGCTGCTTATCACGCTCTTTCTTGGTTACAGGTATCAAAGCTTAGATAACGAGCTAAGTGTCACAAAGGAGAGGCTAAAGTCTAGTGATGAGATGAATCAAAATCTAAAAGATGAGATAAACGAGCAAGATAGGCTCATCTCTCTTAAGCTTGATGTTATAGAAAAAGCCAGCAAGCAAAGACAAGTAATAGAAATAAAAGCAAATAAAGTTAAAGAAAGGGTGCTAAATGAAGATAAAAAGGATATGTCTAACGCTCTTAATCTTAGCGTATCTTATGTGCTTGATGGGCTGCGTAAGCAAGGAAGCAGTAAATAAGTATGACAAGATACCTAATCACTTACTTGAAGCTCCTATCATCGCAGATAGAAATGTAACAAATCAAAGTGATGCTGGAGTGCTTTTAATAGATGTTTATAGTGGTTATGAGAAGTGCGTAAAAAACTTAGAGGCTATAAAAGAATACGAAAGAAAAAGGGATGGACAAAAATAATATAAGGATGTGTAAATGGAAGCGATCATAAAAAGTACTAAGAAATTTTGGCTAAATAAGATGGTTGTAGTAGAAATAATATTATCCGTCCTAATAATGTATATTTTTACATATAAATTTTAAAAAAGGGTGGATAATGGATGATCTTATAAACAAAGTAGGTATTTATTTTTGGGTTGTAGTTGTCGGCTTTTTAGGTGGAGCGCTAGGGTCTATAAACAATAAAGAACAAGCCATAAATAGAGGGCGTAAAGTAGTAAATTTTATTGTTGGCACTATTAGCTCAGGCTTTATCTGCTGGATATTCTTTGAAATAACATCATTTTTTACAAATAATAATGATCGCTTTAGTCTTGCGGTCGGCGGCTTTTTCGCCTGGCGCGGCACATCGTGGATATGTGCGGTCGTGGATAAAGTGATAGATAAAAAATTAAATAGCTTTGATGTCGGTAGTGATGACTTTTCGCCTAAACCGCCAAGAGATTTAAATTTTTAAAGGATAAAAAAATGAAAAACTTTACTAATGCATTTTATACATTAATGAGCTTAGAGTTTAACAG from Campylobacter concisus includes:
- a CDS encoding phage holin family protein; its protein translation is MDDLINKVGIYFWVVVVGFLGGALGSINNKEQAINRGRKVVNFIVGTISSGFICWIFFEITSFFTNNNDRFSLAVGGFFAWRGTSWICAVVDKVIDKKLNSFDVGSDDFSPKPPRDLNF
- a CDS encoding phage protein, which gives rise to MRQYGRRYRLEIGNNKQSIVIDNLAISFNIEKTISEEPNTSKIEIYNLNANNRNQIANNIFNQVKLFAGYDEPRLIFAGQITQAYTSRNDLDFITHIECGDGQNDYSKSRLYTTLKAGVKDSDVVNMCVKAMSSSKQGVVDLPKDKALPRCKVLSGDIKDYLKHVAKNNDANWHILDGNLNILPKNKIINDSEGFVLSEKTGLINSPEKTDDGLRVTCLLNPKLNIGSLVRIQSILSEYDGDYKITQLTHSGDFLNDTWQTELIAINGKFHKVEKK
- a CDS encoding Gp138 family membrane-puncturing spike protein, with translation MNDPNLTQIFDSGLLSFEAGVHTALPAKVLKFNASDNTVQVELMINELKRDGVSVPLPPIDDVPAQFFRGGDFVITTPIRKGDHGLCVFAERCIDGWFASASKGEPLDFRLHDYSDGFFLTGFSPRPLAVKDVDLDGVCMRTLSKSTYLKLTEGKIIIKGNIEQTGDYKQVGNKNLVGNFSQVEGDSVSSGTITAKDMIGSGVSLKHHTHGGDSGGTTTQPN
- a CDS encoding DUF2612 domain-containing protein, translating into MVELIWQYRKKPRAKATAKLLNDEVYKAFDDAIKVAEILNIDTASGYALDLVGRHVGVSREQQNLILKDFFAFTQTEKKQGFNKGEFYRLGNSLKGSFYLNDSDYRFLIKAKIIKNYQTGTLENSYKSLEFLLGAGNFIFDNYDMTLNLVLKNAKTTQFLINLIFKNDILARPIGVGLNVILIADKKCFGFKQNKANLAFGVGKFAKIYKEK
- a CDS encoding baseplate J/gp47 family protein, which gives rise to MSENRIIIDELETIKERLENGFKAIYGENLELGSSTPDGQMIGLFSEALSEVNQVLTFITQMLDPYLATGEWLDQRVAYAGLLRKTADYSRASGVMIHGVGGTIIKKGTILKDKNSNLWVTDYEVTLGTEGSKAVSITSQETGAFRINEQDELEMQEIILGIDRIVATQNSTLGADEESDGDLLLRFMQSHSINNNDERQGLESYLLNLKGVKQCKVLENYTNQTDANGLEPHSLNAIVLGGDDTAIGEAILRKKIGGCGVQGQTKLEIEFLGAKREVKFDRPTQINPRIFLRIKRTEGATDINTDKIKELLSNHVFNIGEDVYISRLYSIINDVKGFEVTQFTINGGQSLPVAVREICVINKNDIDLAVV
- a CDS encoding phage baseplate protein, translated to MIEVTSRKIGTFRLDATEQENNKSTLRTTKNPIESGANIADHAVLEPKEITIKGKIVAYEPPTLTRGDEIMQVVRFNLPYIKTAHRFTQKAYKLYNNVKHIKNEVMRYARIFGVDKKIREIAPFLTDGKENKDNSTAKNRLQSLYEKLLEVQKSGEFLIVTTGLKTYRNMLITSIEVTTESDLYADVTLTLEEIFIVETKTAKGLNVGKRGVNLGKTEPKLKKSSLLKDIF
- a CDS encoding DUF7338 family protein; the encoded protein is MLKFKELLQILAIMAVELPLEILGYLIVPIALAFCDKNSEHLPKIFRWFEDANDTYNGVNSAINGDSGWRKEHFKEPKNRTYFARLLWLCRNRIGYFSSRINGVKVSEIEPSSIITQGNPRATSNGGAISAFCKVTCKLKDGRTRFGLYKVVRYKGFLSGFYCRIYVGWKLLDVAEMNEYNKATFMQPDDKAFLKSVWCVNPFKRVRGSNNAKP
- a CDS encoding phage tail protein is translated as MIYEKPKNEIFASDAKDGEIVEFPNVKRGWGVTENLGFIPPMEYFNAAFNRVDKSLAYQLQRGVGEWDKDMEYPIGAVVSLNGIIYIVKSQNTNKNPANEATTWDIVATQKWCNDIFVKKSELKDGVPVGSYLLYSSNTNTPDGFLRCDGSALDKTTYAALFTVLGYTYGRSGDKFLLPNFCDGKFMRSTGGNAAALGVAQQDEFKAHSHAIGQQPGVGQSNNGGTGGFVGQNSYIKSGITGGNETRPYNMAVVVLIKY
- a CDS encoding phage baseplate plug family protein, whose protein sequence is MIYEIPTTNELKQTQNFNIFGMELELTLKYNEVGAVWQFDLTDLNTNKILAFNKGLAVNAPSLINKNLPFILMLVDTTKSGVNCVDFSELGERLKLYAISKKEFNEAMSEIAKDRV
- a CDS encoding putative phage tail assembly chaperone, which encodes MQTYELMINKNKYVLRSANFFETKTQLQSLLGLAKDAIKMQGEDVNIDVGQIIANIGSAAFSGVENFILKYASVINAEGGEILLRNMSQAETHFNANRGDYAQLILEGLKYHFLDFLPAGVKSLTGITAYLNKV